In Pseudoduganella albidiflava, a single window of DNA contains:
- a CDS encoding ATP-dependent DNA helicase yields the protein MTDAAPRPVAQYTVAVRALCEFTAKAGDLDLRFTPSPTAQEGIAGHGVVTSRRDDDYQREIALTGDFGPLHVRGRADGYDPKRNQLEEIKTFRGELERMPGNHRALHWAQLKVYGHLLCAARALPSLRLALVYYDIGSQKETHLVEEHSAAALQAYFEEQCGRFLAWAEAELAHRAARDEQLQALRFPHADFRPGQRELAEAMYKASTRSCALLAQAPTGIGKSIGSLFPMLKAAAAHGHDKIFFLAAKTSGRRMALDAVENIKEGAPLLPLRTLELAARNTACEHPDKSCHGESCTLAKGFYDRLPAARAAAVQQPMLDRAGVRAVALAHDVCPYYLQSELVRWADVIVGDYNYYFDVTAMLYSLTVMNDWRIAILADEAHNMVSRARKMYSAELEHGGLRLLRKTAPAAIKKALDRVHRQWSALEKEQMAEHGGEYRAYEALPEKLVNALQTAATEIGDYMAENPAWFDADVLDFYFAVLHFARLAENFGEHSVFDVTISTGGKNHGGGTRADSVLCLRNIVPAPFLQPRFAAARTTALFSATLSPWNYYSDTLGMPADTAWVDVASPFQAAQLTVHIAGHISTRYQHRDRSLAPIAQLMGEQYGRQPGNYLAFFSSFDYLDKAADLFQREHPHVTVWRQPRRMGEAEREAFLARFTETGQGIGFAVLGGAFGEGIDLPGARLIGAFIATLGLPQLNPVNERIRERMQAIFGAGYDYTYLYPGLQKVVQAAGRVIRTTSDTGTVYLIDDRFARPEIRALLPAWWHVPG from the coding sequence ATGACGGATGCGGCACCGCGTCCCGTGGCGCAGTACACGGTTGCCGTGCGCGCGCTGTGCGAATTCACCGCCAAGGCCGGCGACCTGGACCTGCGCTTCACGCCCTCGCCCACCGCGCAGGAAGGCATCGCCGGCCATGGCGTGGTGACTTCCCGGCGCGACGACGACTACCAGCGCGAGATCGCCTTGACGGGCGATTTCGGCCCGCTGCACGTGCGCGGCCGCGCCGACGGCTACGACCCGAAGCGCAACCAGCTGGAGGAAATCAAGACCTTCCGGGGCGAGCTGGAACGCATGCCCGGCAACCATCGCGCCTTGCACTGGGCGCAGCTGAAGGTGTACGGCCACCTGCTGTGCGCGGCGCGCGCCCTGCCATCGCTGCGCCTGGCGCTGGTCTACTACGATATCGGTTCGCAGAAGGAAACCCATCTCGTCGAGGAACACAGTGCGGCGGCGCTGCAGGCGTATTTCGAAGAGCAGTGCGGCCGGTTCCTGGCCTGGGCCGAAGCCGAACTGGCGCATCGCGCCGCGCGCGACGAGCAGTTGCAGGCCCTGCGCTTTCCGCATGCCGATTTCCGGCCCGGCCAGCGCGAACTGGCCGAAGCGATGTACAAGGCCAGCACCCGATCGTGCGCGCTGCTGGCGCAGGCGCCGACCGGCATCGGCAAGAGCATCGGCAGCCTGTTCCCGATGCTGAAGGCGGCCGCCGCGCATGGTCACGACAAGATCTTCTTCCTGGCCGCGAAGACATCCGGGCGGCGCATGGCCCTCGACGCGGTCGAGAACATCAAGGAAGGCGCCCCGCTGCTGCCCTTGCGCACGCTGGAACTGGCGGCCCGCAACACGGCATGCGAACATCCGGACAAGTCCTGCCACGGCGAATCCTGCACGCTGGCGAAGGGTTTTTATGACCGCCTGCCGGCCGCGCGCGCCGCGGCGGTGCAACAGCCGATGCTCGACCGCGCCGGCGTGCGCGCGGTGGCGCTGGCGCACGACGTGTGCCCGTACTACCTGCAAAGCGAGCTGGTACGCTGGGCCGACGTGATCGTCGGCGACTACAACTATTATTTCGACGTGACCGCCATGCTGTACTCGCTGACGGTGATGAACGACTGGCGTATCGCCATCCTGGCCGACGAGGCGCACAACATGGTCTCGCGCGCCCGCAAGATGTATTCGGCGGAACTGGAGCACGGCGGCCTGCGGCTGCTGCGCAAGACCGCGCCGGCCGCGATCAAGAAGGCGCTGGACCGCGTGCACCGGCAATGGTCGGCGCTGGAAAAGGAACAGATGGCGGAGCATGGCGGCGAGTACCGGGCCTACGAGGCCCTGCCGGAAAAGCTGGTCAATGCGCTGCAGACCGCCGCCACCGAGATCGGCGACTACATGGCGGAGAACCCCGCATGGTTCGATGCCGACGTACTGGATTTTTATTTCGCCGTGCTGCATTTCGCCCGGCTGGCCGAGAACTTCGGCGAGCATTCCGTGTTCGATGTGACGATATCGACAGGCGGCAAGAACCATGGCGGCGGCACCCGTGCCGACTCGGTGCTCTGCCTGCGCAATATCGTGCCGGCGCCATTCCTGCAGCCGCGTTTCGCGGCGGCGCGCACCACGGCGCTGTTCTCGGCCACGCTCAGCCCGTGGAATTACTACAGCGACACGCTGGGCATGCCGGCCGATACCGCGTGGGTCGACGTGGCCTCGCCCTTCCAGGCCGCGCAGCTGACGGTGCATATCGCCGGCCACATCTCCACCCGCTACCAGCACCGCGACCGCTCGCTGGCGCCGATCGCGCAGCTGATGGGCGAACAGTACGGGCGCCAGCCCGGCAACTACCTGGCCTTCTTCAGCAGCTTCGACTACCTGGACAAGGCGGCCGACCTGTTCCAGCGCGAGCACCCGCACGTGACGGTATGGCGCCAGCCGCGCCGGATGGGCGAGGCGGAACGCGAAGCCTTCCTGGCCCGCTTCACCGAAACGGGCCAGGGCATCGGGTTCGCCGTGCTGGGCGGGGCATTCGGCGAAGGCATCGACCTGCCCGGTGCGCGGCTGATCGGCGCGTTCATCGCCACGCTGGGGCTGCCGCAGCTGAATCCCGTCAACGAGCGGATCCGCGAACGGATGCAGGCCATCTTCGGCGCCGGCTACGACTACACGTACCTGTATCCGGGCTTGCAGAAAGTGGTGCAGGCCGCCGGCCGCGTGATCCGCACCACCAGCGATACCGGCACCGTGTACCTGATCGACGACCGCTTCGCCCGGCCCGAGATCCGCGCGCTGCTGCCGGCCTGGTGGCACGTGCCCGGCTGA
- a CDS encoding LytR/AlgR family response regulator transcription factor: protein MRLIVVDDEPLARGVAREYLAAHPDIEIVAECANGFEAVKAITELAPDLVLLDIQMPKLDGFEVAELVGGKTRLIFATAFDQYAIRAFEIHALDYLLKPFSQERFDKALAHARASLASALPRQEAAVREAAAARDRPLGRVLIRDGAKVHVIRAEAIAWIEAQDDYVQIHAGGKAYLKNGALGELEAQLDPGRFLRIHRSYLVNVEHVARIEPAGRDSHAAILADGTRLPISRSGYQKIRGAMQ, encoded by the coding sequence ATGCGGCTGATCGTGGTGGACGACGAACCGCTGGCGCGCGGCGTGGCGCGCGAATACCTGGCGGCGCATCCGGATATCGAGATCGTGGCCGAATGCGCCAATGGTTTCGAGGCCGTGAAGGCGATCACCGAACTGGCGCCGGACCTGGTGCTGCTCGATATCCAGATGCCGAAACTCGATGGCTTCGAGGTGGCCGAACTGGTCGGCGGCAAGACCCGCCTCATCTTCGCCACCGCGTTCGACCAGTACGCCATCCGCGCCTTCGAGATCCACGCGCTCGACTACCTGCTCAAGCCCTTCAGCCAGGAACGCTTCGACAAGGCGCTGGCACATGCCCGGGCCAGCCTGGCGAGCGCGCTGCCGCGGCAGGAAGCGGCGGTGCGCGAAGCGGCCGCCGCGCGCGACCGGCCGCTCGGCCGCGTGCTGATCCGCGACGGCGCGAAGGTGCACGTGATCCGTGCCGAGGCGATCGCCTGGATCGAAGCCCAGGACGACTACGTGCAGATCCACGCCGGCGGCAAGGCTTACCTGAAGAATGGCGCACTGGGCGAGCTCGAAGCGCAGCTCGACCCCGGCCGCTTCCTGCGCATCCACCGCTCGTACCTCGTGAACGTCGAACACGTGGCGCGCATCGAACCGGCCGGCAGGGACAGCCACGCCGCCATCCTGGCCGACGGCACCCGGCTGCCCATCAGCCGCAGCGGCTACCAGAAGATCCGCGGCGCGATGCAGTAG